The proteins below are encoded in one region of Hordeum vulgare subsp. vulgare chromosome 3H, MorexV3_pseudomolecules_assembly, whole genome shotgun sequence:
- the LOC123444009 gene encoding vacuolar protein sorting-associated protein 25-like, with translation MQRTVDFKLPHFFNYPPYFTLQPVRETREKQVQLWKELILDYCRSQKMYIISLEEDFPLFSNQKIERSLSYEAKEVFLAALVSEGRAEWIDKSHKKCLILWLRIQDWANYILDFVKENGLEVTTIEDLRSGIETHGTELAGIDRGVLMRALRLLEQKGKAVIFKGTSADDEGVKFSA, from the exons ATGCAGAGGACGGTGGATTTCAAGCTCCCCCACTTCTTCAACTACCCACCCTACTTTAc TTTGCAGCCCGTGAGAGAAACACGCGAAAAGCAAGTGCAGCTATGGAAAGAGCTGATACTTGATTACTGTAGAAGTCAAAAGATGTATATAATCTCCCTGGAAGAAGATTTTCCGTTGTTTTCCAATCAAAAGATTGAGA GATCTCTAAGTTATGAAGCAAAGGAAGTGTTCCTTGCAGCTCTTGTTAGTGAAG GGCGCGCAGAGTGGATTGACAAAAGTCACAAGAAGTGTCTCATTCTTTGGCTGCGAATTCAAGATTGGGCTAACTATATATTAGACTTC GTAAAGGAAAATGGGTTGGAAGTAACAACAATTGAAGATCTACGCTCTGGAATTGAAACACATGGGACCG AACTTGCGGGAATTGATCGTGGTGTCCTCATGCGAGCTTTGAGGCTGTTGGAACAGAAGGGAAAGGCAGTTATCTTTAAGGGCACGTCAGCAGACGATGAAGGCGTGAAATTTTCTGCCTAA